A portion of the Carya illinoinensis cultivar Pawnee chromosome 11, C.illinoinensisPawnee_v1, whole genome shotgun sequence genome contains these proteins:
- the LOC122281639 gene encoding glycine-rich protein A3-like — MGGGKDKNDESDKGLFSQLIHGASGYPSGQYPPAPGAYPPGAYPQQGHPQQGYPPQGYPQQGYPPQGYPPQGYPPQGYPPQGYPPQGYPPAGYPPGAYQPSGYPGPSAPHQSGHGMGSSGHGMGGMGGLLAGGAAAAAAAYGAHQLSQGAHFPQGSHSLGNFGNHGNFGKHGKFKHGKHGKFGKHGKHGNFGGKFKKWK, encoded by the exons atgggtGGTGGAAAGGATAAGAATGATGAATCTGACAAAGGGTTATTCTCGCAACTGATTCATGGTGCCTCTGGATATCCTTCTGGTCAGTACCCTCCTGCTCCTGGGGCATACCCGCCTGGGGCATACCCTCAACAAGGCCACCCGCAACAAGGCTACCCGCCTCAAGGCTACCCGCAACAAGGCTACCCGCCTCAAGGCTACCCGCCACAAGGCTACCCACCTCAAGGCTACCCACCACAAGGCTACCCGCCTCAAGGCTACCCACCGGCAGGTTATCCTCCTGGTGCATACCAACCATCTGGGTATCCTGGACCATCTGCTCCACATCAGTCAG GACATGGCATGGGTTCATCAGGACATGGCATGGGTGGCATGGGTGGCCTGTTAGCTGGGGGTGCTGCTGCAGCTGCAGCTGCTTATGGTGCTCACCAACTTTCCCAGGGCGCGCACTTTCCACAGGGCTCCCACTCGCTTGGCAATTTTGGAAATCATGGCAATTTTGGAAAGCATGGCAAATTCAAGCACGGGAAGCATGGCAAGTTCGGGAAGCATGGTAAGCATGGGAACTTTGGGGGGAAGTTCAAGAAGTGGAAATGA
- the LOC122280761 gene encoding ethylene receptor isoform X1, with protein MESCNCIDPQWPADELLMKYQYISDFFIALAYFSIPLELIYFVKKSAVFPYRWVLVQFGAFIVLCGATHLINLWTFTTHSKTVAIVMTTAKFLTAAVSCATALMLVHIIPDLLSVKTRELFLKNKAAELDREMGLIRTQEETGRHVRMLTHEIRSTLDRHTILKTTLVELGRTLALEECALWMPTRTGLELQLCYNLRQQNPVGYYTVPIHLPEINHVFSSNHAVKISPNSPVARLRPLPGKYMPGEVVAVRVPLLYLSNFQINDWPELSTKRYALMILMLPSDSARQWHVHELELVEVVADQVAVALSHAAILEESMRARDLLMEQNVALDLARREAETAVRARNDFLAVMNHEMRTPMHAIIVLSSLLQETELTPEQRLMVETILKSSYLLATLINDVLDLSRLEDGSLQLDIGTFNLHSIFKEVLNLIKPVASVKKLSVTLNLAQDLPVYAVGDEKRLMQTMLNVVGNAVKFSKEGSISITAFVAKSDSLRDSRAPDFFPVPSDDHFYLRVQVKDSGSGISPQDMPKLFTKFSQTQSLATRNSGGSGLGLAICKRFVNLMDGHIWLDSEGLGKGCTAIFIVKLGIPRLANESKFPFAPKVSANHGLTNFPGLKVLLMDNNGVSRTVTRGLLMHLGCEVTTVVSSEECLHVVSHEHQVVFLDVCAPGIDGYELAVGIHEKFTRRHEKPLIVALTGDTDEVMKENCTRVGINGVIMKPVSVDKMRSILAELLAHRVLY; from the exons ATGGAGTCGTGCAACTGCATTGATCCACAGTGGCCGGCTGATGAATTATTAATGAAGTACCAATATATTTCTGACTTCTTCATTGCACTTGCTTATTTCTCCATCCCTCTAGAGCTGATCTACTTCGTCAAGAAATCTGCAGTGTTTCCTTATAGATGGGTCCTCGTTCAGTTTGGTGCTTTCATAGTTCTGTGCGGGGCTACACACCTGATTAACTTATGGACTTTTACAACGCATTCTAAAACTGTGGCAATAGTAATGACCACTGCCAAGTTTTTAACTGCTGCAGTGTCATGTGCAACAGCCCTCATGCTTGTACATATTATTCCTGATTTATTGAGTGTTAAAACCAGAGAACTGTTCTTGAAAAACAAGGCAGCAGAGCTTGATAGAGAAATGGGCTTGATTCGCACTCAGGAAGAAACAGGTCGTCATGTCAGAATGTTGACTCATGAGATCAGAAGCACTCTTGACAGACATACTATACTGAAAACCACTCTTGTCGAACTGGGTAGAACTTTGGCATTGGAAGAGTGTGCCTTGTGGATGCCAACACGTACTGGCTTGGAGCTTCAACTCTGCTACAATCTCCGTCAGCAGAACCCAGTTGGATATTATACTGTGCCCATTCATCTTCCTGAGATCAATCATGTTTTCAGTAGTAACCATGCAGTAAAAATATCACCCAATTCTCCAGTGGCAAGACTACGACCTCTTCCTGGGAAATACATGCCTGGGGAGGTTGTTGCGGTCCGTGTCCCGCTTTTATATCTTTCTAACTTCCAAATTAATGACTGGCCAGAGCTCTCAACAAAACGTTATGCTTTGATGATCTTGATGCTGCCCTCAGATAGTGCAAGGCAATGGCATGTCCATGAGTTAGAGCTGGTTGAAGTGGTTGCTGATCAG GTGGCAGTTGCTCTGTCACATGCTGCAATCCTAGAAGAGTCAATGAGGGCAAGGGATCTTCTCATGGAGCAGAATGTTGCACTAGACCTGGCCAGGAGAGAAGCAGAAACAGCTGTTCGTGCTCGCAATGATTTCTTGGCGGTTATGAACCATGAGATGAGAACtcccatgcatgcaattattgTACTTTCTTCTTTGCTGCAGGAGACTGAGCTGACACCTGAGCAGCGGCTGATGGTCGAAACAATACTAAAGAGTAGTTATCTTTTGGCTACCCTCATAAATGATGTATTAGACCTTTCAAGGCTTGAAGATGGCAGCCTTCAACTTGACATTGGAACTTTTAACCTTCATTCTATATTTAAGGAG GTCCTTAACTTGATAAAGCCTGTTGCATCTGTCAAGAAGTTGTCGGTTACATTAAATTTAGCGCAAGATTTGCCAGTGTATGCTGTAGGTGATGAAAAACGCCTTATGCAAACCATGCTGAATGTTGTTGGTAATGCTGTGAAGTTCTCTAAAGAGGGCAGCATCTCAATCACAGCATTTGTTGCAAAATCAGATTCTTTAAGAGATTCTCGTGCACCAGACTTTTTTCCTGTGCCAAGTGATGATCACTTTTATTTGCGTGTACAG GTGAAAGATTCGGGATCAGGAATTAGCCCTCAGGATATGCCAAAACTATTTACCAAATTCTCACAAACTCAATCATTGGCGACAAGAAATTCTGGTGGCAGTGGACTTGGCCTTGCAATTTGTAAGAG GTTTGTAAACCTTATGGACGGACATATTTGGCTTGATAGTGAAGGTCTTGGCAAGGGATGTACTGCCATTTTCATTGTGAAACTTGGGATTCCACGGCTAGCAAATGAATCTAAGTTTCCTTTTGCCCCTAAAGTGTCAGCAAATCATGGTCTGACAAACTTTCCAGGGCTCAAGGTTCTTCTTATGGACAATAATGg GGTTAGCAGGACGGTGACAAGGGGACTACTCATGCACTTGGGATGTGAGGTGACAACTGTAGTCTCAAGTGAGGAGTGCTTGCACGTTGTTTCTCATGAACACCAAGTGGTCTTCTTGGATGTTTGTGCGCCAGGTATTGATGGTTATGAGCTTGCTGTTGGTATTCATGAAAAATTTACAAGACGTCATGAAAAGCCACTTATAGTAGCACTTACCGGAGATACGGATGAGGTTATGAAGGAGAACTGCACGAGGGTTGGTATAAATGGAGTCATAATGAAGCCTGTTTCAGTTGATAAAATGAGGAGCATTTTAGCAGAGCTTTTGGCGCACCGGGTTCTGTACTAG
- the LOC122280761 gene encoding ethylene receptor isoform X3, translated as MESCNCIDPQWPADELLMKYQYISDFFIALAYFSIPLELIYFVKKSAVFPYRWVLVQFGAFIVLCGATHLINLWTFTTHSKTVAIVMTTAKFLTAAVSCATALMLVHIIPDLLSVKTRELFLKNKAAELDREMGLIRTQEETGRHVRMLTHEIRSTLDRHTILKTTLVELGRTLALEECALWMPTRTGLELQLCYNLRQQNPVGYYTVPIHLPEINHVFSSNHAVKISPNSPVARLRPLPGKYMPGEVVAVRVPLLYLSNFQINDWPELSTKRYALMILMLPSDSARQWHVHELELVEVVADQVAVALSHAAILEESMRARDLLMEQNVALDLARREAETAVRARNDFLAVMNHEMRTPMHAIIVLSSLLQETELTPEQRLMVETILKSSYLLATLINDVLDLSRLEDGSLQLDIGTFNLHSIFKEVLNLIKPVASVKKLSVTLNLAQDLPVYAVGDEKRLMQTMLNVVGNAVKFSKEGSISITAFVAKSDSLRDSRAPDFFPVPSDDHFYLRVQVKDSGSGISPQDMPKLFTKFSQTQSLATRNSGGSGLGLAICKRFVNLMDGHIWLDSEGLGKGCTAIFIVKLGIPRLANESKFPFAPKVSANHGLTNFPGLKVLLMDNNG; from the exons ATGGAGTCGTGCAACTGCATTGATCCACAGTGGCCGGCTGATGAATTATTAATGAAGTACCAATATATTTCTGACTTCTTCATTGCACTTGCTTATTTCTCCATCCCTCTAGAGCTGATCTACTTCGTCAAGAAATCTGCAGTGTTTCCTTATAGATGGGTCCTCGTTCAGTTTGGTGCTTTCATAGTTCTGTGCGGGGCTACACACCTGATTAACTTATGGACTTTTACAACGCATTCTAAAACTGTGGCAATAGTAATGACCACTGCCAAGTTTTTAACTGCTGCAGTGTCATGTGCAACAGCCCTCATGCTTGTACATATTATTCCTGATTTATTGAGTGTTAAAACCAGAGAACTGTTCTTGAAAAACAAGGCAGCAGAGCTTGATAGAGAAATGGGCTTGATTCGCACTCAGGAAGAAACAGGTCGTCATGTCAGAATGTTGACTCATGAGATCAGAAGCACTCTTGACAGACATACTATACTGAAAACCACTCTTGTCGAACTGGGTAGAACTTTGGCATTGGAAGAGTGTGCCTTGTGGATGCCAACACGTACTGGCTTGGAGCTTCAACTCTGCTACAATCTCCGTCAGCAGAACCCAGTTGGATATTATACTGTGCCCATTCATCTTCCTGAGATCAATCATGTTTTCAGTAGTAACCATGCAGTAAAAATATCACCCAATTCTCCAGTGGCAAGACTACGACCTCTTCCTGGGAAATACATGCCTGGGGAGGTTGTTGCGGTCCGTGTCCCGCTTTTATATCTTTCTAACTTCCAAATTAATGACTGGCCAGAGCTCTCAACAAAACGTTATGCTTTGATGATCTTGATGCTGCCCTCAGATAGTGCAAGGCAATGGCATGTCCATGAGTTAGAGCTGGTTGAAGTGGTTGCTGATCAG GTGGCAGTTGCTCTGTCACATGCTGCAATCCTAGAAGAGTCAATGAGGGCAAGGGATCTTCTCATGGAGCAGAATGTTGCACTAGACCTGGCCAGGAGAGAAGCAGAAACAGCTGTTCGTGCTCGCAATGATTTCTTGGCGGTTATGAACCATGAGATGAGAACtcccatgcatgcaattattgTACTTTCTTCTTTGCTGCAGGAGACTGAGCTGACACCTGAGCAGCGGCTGATGGTCGAAACAATACTAAAGAGTAGTTATCTTTTGGCTACCCTCATAAATGATGTATTAGACCTTTCAAGGCTTGAAGATGGCAGCCTTCAACTTGACATTGGAACTTTTAACCTTCATTCTATATTTAAGGAG GTCCTTAACTTGATAAAGCCTGTTGCATCTGTCAAGAAGTTGTCGGTTACATTAAATTTAGCGCAAGATTTGCCAGTGTATGCTGTAGGTGATGAAAAACGCCTTATGCAAACCATGCTGAATGTTGTTGGTAATGCTGTGAAGTTCTCTAAAGAGGGCAGCATCTCAATCACAGCATTTGTTGCAAAATCAGATTCTTTAAGAGATTCTCGTGCACCAGACTTTTTTCCTGTGCCAAGTGATGATCACTTTTATTTGCGTGTACAG GTGAAAGATTCGGGATCAGGAATTAGCCCTCAGGATATGCCAAAACTATTTACCAAATTCTCACAAACTCAATCATTGGCGACAAGAAATTCTGGTGGCAGTGGACTTGGCCTTGCAATTTGTAAGAG GTTTGTAAACCTTATGGACGGACATATTTGGCTTGATAGTGAAGGTCTTGGCAAGGGATGTACTGCCATTTTCATTGTGAAACTTGGGATTCCACGGCTAGCAAATGAATCTAAGTTTCCTTTTGCCCCTAAAGTGTCAGCAAATCATGGTCTGACAAACTTTCCAGGGCTCAAGGTTCTTCTTATGGACAATAATGg atga
- the LOC122280761 gene encoding ethylene receptor isoform X2: MESCNCIDPQWPADELLMKYQYISDFFIALAYFSIPLELIYFVKKSAVFPYRWVLVQFGAFIVLCGATHLINLWTFTTHSKTVAIVMTTAKFLTAAVSCATALMLVHIIPDLLSVKTRELFLKNKAAELDREMGLIRTQEETGRHVRMLTHEIRSTLDRHTILKTTLVELGRTLALEECALWMPTRTGLELQLCYNLRQQNPVGYYTVPIHLPEINHVFSSNHAVKISPNSPVARLRPLPGKYMPGEVVAVRVPLLYLSNFQINDWPELSTKRYALMILMLPSDSARQWHVHELELVEVVADQVAVALSHAAILEESMRARDLLMEQNVALDLARREAETAVRARNDFLAVMNHEMRTPMHAIIVLSSLLQETELTPEQRLMVETILKSSYLLATLINDVLDLSRLEDGSLQLDIGTFNLHSIFKEVLNLIKPVASVKKLSVTLNLAQDLPVYAVGDEKRLMQTMLNVVGNAVKFSKEGSISITAFVAKSDSLRDSRAPDFFPVPSDDHFYLRVQVKDSGSGISPQDMPKLFTKFSQTQSLATRNSGGSGLGLAICKRFVNLMDGHIWLDSEGLGKGCTAIFIVKLGIPRLANESKFPFAPKVSANHGLTNFPGLKVLLMDNNGW; encoded by the exons ATGGAGTCGTGCAACTGCATTGATCCACAGTGGCCGGCTGATGAATTATTAATGAAGTACCAATATATTTCTGACTTCTTCATTGCACTTGCTTATTTCTCCATCCCTCTAGAGCTGATCTACTTCGTCAAGAAATCTGCAGTGTTTCCTTATAGATGGGTCCTCGTTCAGTTTGGTGCTTTCATAGTTCTGTGCGGGGCTACACACCTGATTAACTTATGGACTTTTACAACGCATTCTAAAACTGTGGCAATAGTAATGACCACTGCCAAGTTTTTAACTGCTGCAGTGTCATGTGCAACAGCCCTCATGCTTGTACATATTATTCCTGATTTATTGAGTGTTAAAACCAGAGAACTGTTCTTGAAAAACAAGGCAGCAGAGCTTGATAGAGAAATGGGCTTGATTCGCACTCAGGAAGAAACAGGTCGTCATGTCAGAATGTTGACTCATGAGATCAGAAGCACTCTTGACAGACATACTATACTGAAAACCACTCTTGTCGAACTGGGTAGAACTTTGGCATTGGAAGAGTGTGCCTTGTGGATGCCAACACGTACTGGCTTGGAGCTTCAACTCTGCTACAATCTCCGTCAGCAGAACCCAGTTGGATATTATACTGTGCCCATTCATCTTCCTGAGATCAATCATGTTTTCAGTAGTAACCATGCAGTAAAAATATCACCCAATTCTCCAGTGGCAAGACTACGACCTCTTCCTGGGAAATACATGCCTGGGGAGGTTGTTGCGGTCCGTGTCCCGCTTTTATATCTTTCTAACTTCCAAATTAATGACTGGCCAGAGCTCTCAACAAAACGTTATGCTTTGATGATCTTGATGCTGCCCTCAGATAGTGCAAGGCAATGGCATGTCCATGAGTTAGAGCTGGTTGAAGTGGTTGCTGATCAG GTGGCAGTTGCTCTGTCACATGCTGCAATCCTAGAAGAGTCAATGAGGGCAAGGGATCTTCTCATGGAGCAGAATGTTGCACTAGACCTGGCCAGGAGAGAAGCAGAAACAGCTGTTCGTGCTCGCAATGATTTCTTGGCGGTTATGAACCATGAGATGAGAACtcccatgcatgcaattattgTACTTTCTTCTTTGCTGCAGGAGACTGAGCTGACACCTGAGCAGCGGCTGATGGTCGAAACAATACTAAAGAGTAGTTATCTTTTGGCTACCCTCATAAATGATGTATTAGACCTTTCAAGGCTTGAAGATGGCAGCCTTCAACTTGACATTGGAACTTTTAACCTTCATTCTATATTTAAGGAG GTCCTTAACTTGATAAAGCCTGTTGCATCTGTCAAGAAGTTGTCGGTTACATTAAATTTAGCGCAAGATTTGCCAGTGTATGCTGTAGGTGATGAAAAACGCCTTATGCAAACCATGCTGAATGTTGTTGGTAATGCTGTGAAGTTCTCTAAAGAGGGCAGCATCTCAATCACAGCATTTGTTGCAAAATCAGATTCTTTAAGAGATTCTCGTGCACCAGACTTTTTTCCTGTGCCAAGTGATGATCACTTTTATTTGCGTGTACAG GTGAAAGATTCGGGATCAGGAATTAGCCCTCAGGATATGCCAAAACTATTTACCAAATTCTCACAAACTCAATCATTGGCGACAAGAAATTCTGGTGGCAGTGGACTTGGCCTTGCAATTTGTAAGAG GTTTGTAAACCTTATGGACGGACATATTTGGCTTGATAGTGAAGGTCTTGGCAAGGGATGTACTGCCATTTTCATTGTGAAACTTGGGATTCCACGGCTAGCAAATGAATCTAAGTTTCCTTTTGCCCCTAAAGTGTCAGCAAATCATGGTCTGACAAACTTTCCAGGGCTCAAGGTTCTTCTTATGGACAATAATGg atggtga